cttattggtcacggaggagcccccaatttgcagtGCCTAACTCCTAGAGAGGAGTCTTTACTTCTAGCggctataccagttattggagaagagtacaaaagtcttttgttgattatgttggcTCTGATACAGTTCGGGAAGCCCCGAAtcctagcattgtttctgctccgacatccaatagacgtttatcccttcctactgctgggattgtttctgctgttgcaagcagcaagactgggttcgcagagtggcatgcctctaggggaggttgggtggctTATGGACAGGACTTTCCTGAGACTtggctgggtgatagtctcaTCATTGGCGCTTCTTCTGGAGTGCCCATCAAGAAAGGTGCAATGGAGACAATAAGTGCTGCCACTGCTCCGAGTAAAGGTAAGGACGTCAGgccgaagaaaatgaaagctgttgATGTTGGCGAAAGTACaggggtgtggagataggttctgaggcaaaaagaagaaaaactgggaaatctcaagcacacttggcatctcagaaaggcaaggatgtcaaggaacctttggtttcaaggacccggaagaagaccaaggtagagtcttctttttcccaggttcctgtgactgctttagtccatggttctttaggatcctctggtttggtatcccagcctcctttaggaccctctgggcgtactcgtaataagcaaaagacttccaaagaatctgtagagagagagagaagggcaagacttctttccttcttctctttttttttttttttttttttttttacctgttcaccttgttgcacttatttctattttgctgacgagtggtgatttcctttgcagtccaagcgcaagtctgatcaCAAGAAGGGTAAAAGCCAATCTTCTGGTGACGATGTGGTATGTGtgtgcccttttttttttttttttttttttgttttcttccttttgttctgacattgtgttgttagcatttcccgttgttttttttttttttttacttggcgctgccttttcctcttcttcttcctttaggtggaggtatcccctcctatgACTGGCAAGGCTCTGGGAGAGGAAGCTATCATAGCTCTTTCCGTTATTTTTCCTGTTGTGGGTGAGGAGTCCCCTACTGGTGGTTCAGCTGAggaaaccgggcaaccgatgcaaGATTCCCAGGATTCTCAGAATCCCAAAGTCTCTAGGATCccttcatctcaaagtccccatcttgaacgtactcctagtcctatcaggactgtgtttcctcaatccttATCAGATAAAggcgctttgggagacactactttatccaaacaaacaggtaagcCTTATTTCCTTGAAATAAcgttatatctttattttcttttccagtttttttgagttcctccttttctttctcccttttaggtcaaaccagtgagaaatccgctcccaatgttgcctcttctttagaatcagaaagttcagaaggtgagtgcgagCTGCTTCCATTGTgtttccctttcttttctttcctcccCTTCgctcttctctttccttttcttttatggcgaagccccttgcatctattccttcctttagccattttgccgttggtccttcaccttttcttcaacttgccttatgttctttcccagaatcctcggggaagtCAGGGGATCAAGAAGAAGAGGCTCTGCCCCAAGAAGCCGGAACTGGTTTGTccatctttttccttttttttttttaagaataaatctgtttttccttttttttttttttttttttgaatattgatacaggctttgcaggttctgagcctgttatccctgaaggaattgtgagacctattcaagttgctgaccttcatccagagcgaaaggctgcaagtccccctgtctctgcaagtggtgacacagtgatgggggatgcctcgaaagtggctgcctcagatcttgattcaggGCTTTCCTCATTCCTGACTcgctttgatctcttggaatttaacagtcttcctgccagccacttccatatttttgggtcttcttatggcagcttcctgcgcttctctgttcctgtggaaggCCTGCTGCTGCTAGAGagtctgctcaagagtcacggggatttcacCAGTGGCTTTAGGGGAGGCATctttctaggcaatattttgGAGTTGCTGTGTGCCGTGCTGGTTTCCCTGAGGAATTCCTCTGTAGATtctttgtctgaagaaaagtttctggagtggagaggggtggtgcaagaccttctggaggccaagttcaatttgtcttttctgctgAATCACTTGCGTCTgttggctcatatgctgtttcagaggcaatcattcaagagtataaACACTGAGATAGCTGCTGTTGAGGAAgttttggctcatgctcacaaggttttacaagacttgaaggtcaagcggcagaggatcctttctactttgACTGTACCTGTTATTTCTCCGGATGCCTCCTTGTTGGcaggcctcattccttagcttattttagatttacataaacaatttggggttgtataagtttttttttttttgaacattgctatactctttgcttttttttttttttttttgtgtttcaaaactgcttctcatttcttagtatgtgaatctgcccttttctttgatatattgccttttctttcctatgactcttttctttcctgagtcctggaccatggtttccacaggcttcactgtaagttctggtccaggtacccggcaatctattatgcaagtactgaactgggtacgcTGGTATCCTTtcctatgtatatatattttttgagatacggtcccagttcatgaactttgacaggttccccttttgccaagtgctaggctaggtatcttAGATACTTTGCTTTTATTCTGTggtcctagacctatgcacttggaactgtttgtgggatatctgaaattatttgtgaggtggatcctgggccatatgtaaaagggtattacatacttttttttttttactcaggtatccttccttaaatctatccaaatttgatctttgcagtatttaaagaaagatttaaatgttgaagaaacaagAACTTCACTAAaacatggtcatttttaaggaacaaaaaaaaaaaaaaaaaaaaaatcatttggtgcagtattgaccacaaagtgtcaatctatcacatgttcctgaacaaaattatcttagaccagaattcatgataaaggctaaaaaataaaaagataaaaataaaaaaaaagaacttagcagatagtgaagctggtaaaaggaccctgaggtaccgggatccccttatccttatgcatagtattgcttcagccatttcccgtttatgggttctgtcaggatTGTCCCATtttctttggcaaggtaataatacccactctcatgagctgcattgatgatgtagggtccttcccattttggggtgaacttggaaggccctggcaggttcctcctcacgtgctccaccatccttagtactaattgcccttcagtgaacactcttgggcgtactgtttgtgcatatgctctggtcattctttgctggtatctctggctccttttcttggccatctctctttcttcttctaccccttccagatctgctagcctcttttcattgtttgcgtcctcactttctccttgattttcctccagaattacccttggtgtaggaatgactaactccacggggctgatggcttctgttccatagaccagggagaatggggaaaatcctgtggctgtctttacagagcttctacatgcccaaagcacatctgccagatggtcactccattccctccatactcatgcttcattttcttaaggattttcaacattaccctattagtagcttcagcttggccgtttccttgtgggtaatatggggtagatcttctatgcttgatgtggtatgcttcagttaatcccttcatatctttgtttatgaatgaggttccattgtcactgatcaatcttctggggatcccgaaccttgtaatgatgtggtctcaAATGAAATTTGCCacagctgctccagtagcttttttcaaggggatggcctctacccattttgtaaagtactccgtggctgccaggatccatatataaccgttggatggagggtttataggccctatgagatcgagcccccaagtatgaaaaggccatggcgtcGTCATATCATGTAGGACATTTGGatgagtgtgaattgcatctcctaggacttggcaagcatgacatgttttgaccagctcctcagagtcccttttcatcgttggccagtaatatcccaacaacagtaactgcttgtacagccttcttttccctgggtgacttccacaatctCTAGAGTGTACCTCTttgactacttctctagcttcctttggtcccaggcacctgaggggatccccatggcatccctttttgaataaaatgtcATTATGCAGGAAATACCTACACGCTAactttttgagcttgtgggctAGTTTCCTGTCGGTTGGCAAGAtcccctgagccaggtatcctatgaaaggaacccgccaatcttctacaataaacaccgcgtagctttcttctttatcaattgcCAAACAACATTCCTGGCATTTCCCCTGTAtgattgctgcttccttgtccatatctggccagtaatacttcatgcgttgcatccttctgtataggctgacCTTTTCTACAACTCCACATacttgggcgtgtaattcttctagtttcgactttccttctttctcggtgatacatctggacagtatcCCTCTTGGCagccttctatacaattctccttctatctgagtgtaatccattagttctttgatgttcttTCTAGGACCtacctctttcatcttttctttgacttcgtccctccagtcccactgtttggactcTCCGGGGTACATCCtttggaggatccttacaatagaatgttcctgccttcctatttttatcagcgtatccCTCCCATTAAACGGTATTTGagatcccagggtggcgagcgcatcagcaaacctgttttcacttctttgagtgtattctatgctgaaggtgTGAAATTTcatctccagcctttgtgcccaagtcctgtaggctgctaagctttgttcccgtaatgcaaagttacctttcacttgggagactacaagattggaatctcccaacactctcatatgtttcactcctatgctgagtgctatattcaacccagttaagtatgcctcatattcagctgcattattagagcatgagaaaccaagcttgaaagacaggggcatgatattcccattttcacagcttagtacaattcctaccccatttgaagttgctgtagccgacccgtcaaacctcatggtccatttcttccctaggatctccatcactgctacctcaccagggatttcttcgctcagcgggccttcctcctttcctgggaattgagctagcaaatctgctatgacCTGACTtttgacagccttgggagttcttatacctatatcatattgtgagagcaacactagccattgtgttatccttcctgtgagaaggggctggtgcaggagcgcttttatggggtgggacttggttaccaagaggatttggtgagctgagaagtacctcttcaacctttgggatgcataaatgatcactaggcaggctttctctattctggggtacctggtctcggtatccttgagtgttctgcttacataatatacaggctgctcatttccttggtcatcttcttgtgccagcaaagctcctattgcctgagagtttgatgctaagtatagcaacagaggtcgcccacgtactggtgcctggagggtgggcagatgatTCATGATgctctgaattctttgaaaggttcctgctgctctgtcccccaggtaaattcattcccctttttccacagtttggataggcctgcggtagctgaggctaaaccagacacaaatctcctaatataggagacccttcccaggaaacttttgagttccctaacagtagttggtcttcccATCGTGgcgatagctgtggccttggctgggtcCACGCTTATCCCTTTGTGATGTActaggaacccaaggaactttctagcaaacactccaaaggcgcacttcatggggttcatatgtaacttgtacttcctgcatctttcaaagacttgctcaagtacttggaaatgtcctgttctggtttttgatTTGACCACAATATtatctacataatcttccatctcctcatgcatcatgtcatggaaaatggctgtcatggtccgttgaTATGTAAcccccgcatttttgaggccaaagggcattacagtgtagtaaaagttcccaatcggagttctgaatgctgtcttctctgcatctttggctgccatgcggatttggttgtatccactgtacccatccataaatgagaacattgggtttcctgcagctgaatctacaaggaggtcgatattgggtaaggggaattcatctttaagacatgccttgttcaagttacgaaagtctacacagcaacggatctgaccatttttcttcttcacaggtacaatgttggaaagccattttgggtgttggatgggtttgataaaactaGCTGTTAGCAATTTCTTGACATCttgaactat
The sequence above is drawn from the Quercus robur chromosome 7, dhQueRobu3.1, whole genome shotgun sequence genome and encodes:
- the LOC126690893 gene encoding uncharacterized protein LOC126690893 — protein: MAKPLASIPSFSHFAVGPSPFLQLALCSFPESSGKSGDQEEEALPQEAGTGSEPVIPEGIVRPIQVADLHPERKAASPPVSASGDTVMGDASKVAASDLDSGLSSFLTRFDLLEFNSLPASHFHIFGSSYGSFLRFSVPVEGLLLLESLLKSHGDFTSGFRGGIFLGNILELLCAVLVSLRNSSVDSLSEEKFLEWRGVVQDLLEAKFNLSFLLNHLRLLAHMLFQRQSFKSINTEIAAVEEVLAHAHKVLQDLKVKRQRILSTLTVPVISPDASLLAGLIP